A stretch of the Thiomicrorhabdus indica genome encodes the following:
- a CDS encoding ABC transporter permease, whose amino-acid sequence MQTQMILISYWDLAILSVLVFLTGFLLWLNGFTHVKQYFWANVRTVVQLSFMGVWLSWVFYADNPIWVALVGAIMLLAAGYEISKRQQYRFKKLSSILIGLWSLSVTALVLLILVLTVVIQPEPWYQPQYAIPLLGMLLGNSMTAIGVGLDNLTRNSKQLRAKIEAQLALGYTAKESMKFIKQQALHASMIPVINMLVAAGIISLPGMMTGQILAGVDPMEAVKYQIMIMLLIATSTATGTIIAINLAARKLFDERQRLDLESLQKVKK is encoded by the coding sequence ATGCAAACCCAGATGATTTTAATTAGCTATTGGGATCTAGCGATTCTATCGGTATTGGTGTTTTTGACCGGTTTTTTGCTATGGCTCAATGGTTTTACTCATGTGAAACAGTATTTTTGGGCAAATGTTCGAACCGTTGTGCAGCTATCATTCATGGGGGTATGGCTTAGTTGGGTGTTTTATGCCGATAACCCTATTTGGGTGGCTTTGGTTGGGGCGATTATGTTACTCGCCGCCGGCTATGAAATTTCAAAACGACAGCAATACCGTTTTAAAAAACTCAGCTCGATTTTGATTGGGCTTTGGTCATTATCGGTCACAGCTTTGGTGTTGTTGATTTTAGTGTTGACGGTCGTTATTCAGCCAGAACCGTGGTATCAGCCACAATATGCGATTCCGTTATTAGGGATGCTGCTGGGAAATAGTATGACAGCGATAGGTGTGGGGTTAGATAATTTAACGCGCAATTCCAAGCAACTCAGAGCCAAAATTGAGGCGCAATTAGCGCTGGGTTATACTGCCAAAGAGTCGATGAAGTTTATTAAACAACAAGCCTTGCACGCGTCCATGATTCCAGTGATTAATATGCTTGTGGCGGCGGGAATTATTTCTTTGCCTGGCATGATGACAGGCCAGATTCTTGCAGGCGTGGATCCTATGGAAGCGGTGAAGTATCAAATCATGATTATGTTATTGATTGCGACGTCAACGGCAACCGGCACAATTATCGCCATTAATTTAGCAGCGCGGAAATTATTCGATGAACGTCAACGTTTGGATTTGGAATCGTTGCAAAAGGTGAAAAAGTAG
- a CDS encoding ABC transporter ATP-binding protein, producing the protein MLLKIENLKAKGMQNPISWQLKAGELWLLYGPSGTGKSQLLKALADLIDSEGEITLLDRPVESMPAPVWRRKVMYFSAETAWWLETVAEHFVRVPTTDQLSKIGLKTMILEQHPDQLSSGEKQRLALLRGLAFNPSVLLLDETSANLDPESTLLVEKLLQEYLQAEENRAAIWISHDAQQRERLACPTFCCSIEDLYQNKF; encoded by the coding sequence ATGTTATTAAAAATTGAAAACCTTAAAGCTAAAGGAATGCAAAATCCAATTAGTTGGCAGTTAAAGGCTGGTGAATTGTGGTTGTTATATGGGCCTTCAGGCACTGGAAAATCGCAGTTGTTAAAGGCTTTGGCTGATTTAATTGATTCTGAAGGTGAAATCACACTTTTAGACCGGCCGGTAGAGTCTATGCCTGCGCCGGTTTGGCGACGTAAAGTGATGTATTTTTCAGCCGAAACGGCTTGGTGGTTGGAAACGGTCGCAGAACATTTTGTTAGAGTTCCTACAACGGATCAGTTATCGAAAATTGGTTTGAAAACGATGATTTTGGAGCAACATCCAGATCAGTTGTCCAGTGGTGAAAAACAGCGTTTGGCTTTGTTGCGAGGTTTGGCATTTAATCCGAGCGTTTTGTTGCTGGATGAAACTTCAGCAAATCTGGATCCTGAGAGCACTCTGCTGGTTGAAAAATTGTTACAAGAATATTTGCAGGCTGAAGAAAATCGTGCAGCGATTTGGATTAGTCATGATGCGCAACAGCGTGAACGCTTAGCTTGTCCGACGTTTTGTTGTTCCATTGAAGATTTATATCAAAACAAGTTTTAA
- the uvrD gene encoding DNA helicase II, whose protein sequence is MDISYILDDLNDAQRQAVTAEDGHTLILAGAGSGKTRVLVHRIAWLTKVLGFSAYNILAVTFTNKAANEMRGRVQELIGPSANGLTMGTFHGIAYRVLRQHYQEAGLPQSFQILDSDDQKRVLKRLLKAMELDENQWPVRQVQAFINGEKEEGRRPHHIEIGHNPFVAKMVEIYRNYEEQCQRSGLVDFAELLLRAHELWLKNPHLLRHYQGRYRHILVDEFQDTNSLQYAWLRVLAGANGRLFVVGDDDQSIYGWRGAKVENIQQFDQDFANVMMVRLEQNYRSTNTILKAANALIANNESRMGKELWSEGEEGAPIEVYEAFNEIDEARYVVHQIQKWVQQGGERHQCAVLYRSNAQSRLIEQSLIQEGVPYRVYGGLRFFDRAEIKDVLGYLRLIENREDDAAFERVFNHPPRGIGQKTADSIRQVARDQQMSLWQASKLLVENGLTARAKTALNGFVELVANLDERIHDLDLEQQVIQVIQDSGLQVHFEKDKSEQGQGRLENLDELINAASLFKPAEPETLEGMQTEQAAANSQVENQPAGEFLLDQPMSPLADFLAQAALEAGDQQADQWESCVQLMTLHSAKGLEFPLVFMIGVEEGLFPSQQSQEDASRMQEERRLAYVGITRAEKQLVMTFANRRRLHGKEFFPAPSRFIKEIPSEYIEWVRMNGSVSPTQSHNNFSEPNMGLGARTNETGFAPGEQVLHPKFGEGTVLNFEGSGNHARIQVNFASEGQKWLVLAYANLTRL, encoded by the coding sequence ATGGATATATCATACATTCTCGACGACTTAAACGATGCACAGCGTCAAGCAGTGACGGCTGAAGATGGTCATACTTTAATTCTTGCTGGGGCAGGGAGTGGCAAGACCCGTGTTCTGGTGCATCGTATCGCTTGGCTCACCAAGGTTTTAGGATTCTCTGCCTATAATATTTTGGCGGTAACTTTTACCAATAAAGCAGCCAATGAAATGCGAGGGCGTGTCCAAGAACTCATTGGTCCATCGGCGAATGGTTTGACCATGGGAACCTTTCATGGAATTGCTTACCGGGTTTTGCGTCAGCATTATCAAGAAGCCGGTTTACCGCAATCGTTTCAGATTTTGGATTCGGATGATCAAAAGCGTGTCTTGAAGCGATTATTAAAAGCGATGGAGTTGGATGAAAACCAATGGCCGGTTCGGCAGGTACAAGCGTTTATTAATGGTGAGAAAGAAGAAGGGCGTCGTCCGCATCACATTGAAATCGGTCACAATCCGTTTGTCGCCAAAATGGTTGAGATTTACCGAAATTACGAGGAACAGTGTCAACGTTCCGGCTTGGTGGATTTTGCTGAATTATTATTACGAGCGCATGAGTTGTGGTTGAAAAACCCACATTTGTTGAGGCATTACCAAGGCCGTTACCGCCATATTCTAGTGGATGAGTTTCAAGATACCAATAGTCTTCAATATGCTTGGTTGCGTGTGCTTGCAGGAGCAAATGGCCGCCTATTTGTCGTGGGTGATGATGACCAGTCAATTTATGGTTGGCGAGGTGCAAAAGTCGAAAATATTCAGCAGTTTGATCAAGATTTTGCCAATGTCATGATGGTGCGTCTAGAGCAAAACTATCGTTCGACCAACACGATTTTGAAAGCGGCCAATGCGTTAATTGCCAATAATGAATCTCGAATGGGAAAAGAGCTGTGGTCTGAAGGCGAAGAAGGGGCGCCAATTGAAGTCTATGAAGCCTTTAATGAAATTGATGAAGCGCGTTATGTGGTGCATCAAATTCAAAAATGGGTTCAGCAGGGAGGTGAACGACATCAATGCGCGGTTTTATATCGTTCAAATGCGCAGTCACGATTAATTGAGCAATCTTTAATTCAGGAAGGCGTTCCTTATCGAGTCTATGGCGGATTGCGTTTCTTTGATCGAGCGGAAATTAAAGATGTATTGGGCTATTTACGGCTGATTGAAAATCGTGAAGATGACGCTGCATTTGAACGTGTGTTTAATCATCCGCCACGAGGGATTGGTCAAAAAACGGCGGACAGTATTCGACAAGTTGCACGAGACCAGCAAATGTCCCTATGGCAGGCTTCCAAGTTATTAGTTGAAAATGGACTAACTGCTCGTGCGAAAACAGCCTTAAATGGTTTTGTTGAGTTGGTCGCAAACTTGGATGAACGAATTCATGATTTGGATTTGGAACAACAGGTCATTCAAGTAATTCAAGATTCTGGTTTGCAGGTGCACTTTGAGAAAGACAAATCTGAGCAAGGACAAGGTCGTTTAGAAAACTTGGATGAATTAATTAATGCCGCAAGTTTGTTTAAGCCCGCGGAACCCGAAACGTTGGAAGGAATGCAAACCGAGCAGGCAGCGGCAAATTCTCAAGTTGAAAATCAACCGGCTGGAGAGTTTTTGTTAGATCAACCCATGTCTCCCTTAGCGGACTTCTTGGCTCAAGCGGCTTTGGAAGCGGGTGATCAGCAAGCCGATCAATGGGAATCGTGCGTACAGTTAATGACATTGCATTCGGCGAAAGGTTTAGAGTTTCCATTGGTGTTTATGATTGGCGTGGAAGAAGGTTTATTCCCATCACAACAGTCGCAAGAAGATGCCTCAAGAATGCAAGAAGAGCGTCGATTGGCTTATGTCGGAATTACGCGTGCAGAAAAACAATTGGTGATGACGTTTGCTAATCGTCGTCGTTTGCATGGTAAAGAGTTTTTCCCTGCTCCTTCTCGTTTTATTAAGGAGATTCCAAGCGAATATATTGAATGGGTTCGCATGAATGGTTCGGTTTCGCCAACGCAATCGCATAATAATTTTTCAGAGCCGAATATGGGGCTAGGGGCGCGAACTAATGAAACTGGATTTGCTCCGGGAGAACAAGTGCTTCATCCCAAGTTTGGTGAAGGGACCGTGTTGAATTTTGAGGGCAGTGGAAATCATGCGCGCATTCAGGTGAATTTTGCTTCGGAAGGGCAAAAATGGTTGGTGCTCGCTTATGCGAATCTGACTCGTCTTTAA
- the trxA gene encoding thioredoxin TrxA gives MISTSDANFEAEVLQSDVPVLVDFWAEWCGPCKMIAPILDEIASEFDGRVKVAKLNIDENPATPPKYGVRGIPTLMLFKNGEVDATQVGALSKSQLTNFLNDNL, from the coding sequence ATGATTTCGACAAGTGATGCGAATTTTGAAGCGGAAGTTCTACAATCTGATGTCCCAGTACTAGTGGACTTTTGGGCTGAATGGTGTGGCCCTTGTAAAATGATTGCCCCTATTCTAGATGAAATTGCATCTGAATTTGATGGCCGCGTAAAAGTAGCGAAACTAAACATTGATGAAAATCCTGCAACGCCACCAAAATATGGTGTACGCGGAATCCCTACATTAATGCTGTTCAAAAATGGTGAAGTCGATGCAACGCAAGTGGGTGCATTGTCTAAGTCACAACTGACTAACTTTTTGAACGATAACCTATAA
- the rho gene encoding transcription termination factor Rho, whose translation MNLVDLKKRSAASLIELANEMGLENVARLRKQDIIFAILKSHSKNGEAIYGEGVLEILPDGFGFLRSSDGSYLAGPDDLYVSPSQIRRFGLRKGDTIQGKIRPPKDGERYFALLKVEKINFEDPEVARKKIAFENLTPLHAEERLRMELGNGSTEDITSRIIDIASPFGKGQRGLIVAPPKSGKTVILQQMAQSIAENYPDCHLIVLLIDERPEEVTEMQRTVKGEVISSTFDEPAQRHVQVAEMVIEKAKRLTEHKTDVVILLDSITRLARAYNTVTPASGKILSGGVDANALHRPKRFFGAARNIEEGGSLTIIATALVDTGSKMDEVIFEEFKGTGNMELHLSRNIAEKRTFPAINLNKSGTRKEELLMNQEEYQNIWILRRFLGGMNNEIEAIETLIDQMKVAKTNSELFEAMKR comes from the coding sequence ATGAATTTAGTTGACTTAAAAAAACGTTCTGCAGCTTCTTTGATTGAATTAGCTAATGAGATGGGCCTAGAAAACGTCGCCCGTCTTCGCAAACAAGATATTATTTTCGCCATCCTAAAATCACACTCTAAAAATGGTGAAGCCATTTATGGTGAAGGTGTGCTGGAAATCTTACCGGATGGTTTTGGTTTTTTACGTTCATCGGATGGCTCTTACTTAGCCGGCCCTGATGACCTTTATGTTTCTCCTAGCCAAATCCGTCGTTTTGGCCTTCGTAAAGGGGATACGATTCAAGGAAAAATCCGTCCACCCAAAGATGGTGAACGCTACTTTGCATTATTAAAAGTTGAAAAAATCAACTTTGAAGATCCTGAAGTTGCACGTAAAAAAATTGCCTTTGAAAACTTAACACCACTTCACGCCGAAGAACGCCTTCGCATGGAATTAGGTAATGGTTCAACAGAAGACATCACTTCTCGAATTATCGACATTGCCTCACCATTTGGTAAAGGACAACGTGGATTGATTGTTGCCCCTCCAAAATCGGGTAAAACAGTAATTTTGCAACAAATGGCGCAATCCATTGCGGAAAACTACCCTGATTGTCATTTGATTGTTCTCCTGATTGATGAGCGTCCGGAAGAAGTGACTGAAATGCAGCGCACTGTAAAAGGTGAAGTGATTTCATCAACCTTTGATGAGCCTGCTCAACGACATGTTCAAGTCGCTGAAATGGTGATTGAGAAAGCCAAACGCTTGACTGAACACAAGACAGATGTCGTCATTCTTTTAGACTCCATTACACGTCTTGCTCGTGCTTATAACACTGTCACACCAGCCTCTGGAAAAATCCTATCCGGTGGTGTCGATGCCAATGCACTTCATCGTCCAAAACGTTTCTTCGGTGCGGCACGTAATATCGAAGAAGGCGGTTCATTGACAATTATCGCAACAGCGTTGGTAGATACCGGTTCAAAAATGGATGAAGTCATTTTTGAAGAATTCAAAGGTACCGGTAACATGGAATTGCATCTTTCTCGCAATATCGCGGAAAAACGCACCTTCCCTGCCATCAACTTGAATAAGTCTGGAACTCGTAAAGAAGAGTTGCTAATGAATCAAGAGGAATACCAAAACATTTGGATTCTTCGTCGTTTCTTGGGCGGCATGAACAACGAAATTGAGGCGATTGAAACCTTAATCGATCAAATGAAAGTAGCCAAAACCAACAGTGAACTGTTTGAGGCAATGAAGCGCTAA
- a CDS encoding type B 50S ribosomal protein L31 produces the protein MKADIHPEYKEVVFQDISTGETFLTRSTLEKTSGETITLDGNEYPLVRIEVSSASHPFYTGKQTLVDTEGRVEKFKQKYRRK, from the coding sequence ATGAAAGCAGACATTCATCCAGAATATAAAGAAGTTGTTTTCCAAGATATCTCAACTGGCGAAACTTTTTTGACTCGTTCGACTCTTGAAAAAACTTCTGGCGAAACCATTACTCTAGACGGTAACGAATACCCGCTAGTTCGTATTGAAGTTTCTAGCGCATCTCACCCTTTCTACACAGGTAAGCAAACGCTTGTCGATACAGAAGGTCGTGTTGAGAAGTTCAAACAGAAGTACCGTCGCAAGTAA
- a CDS encoding thermonuclease family protein encodes MIFFDRPVKTYMKLIHTLLILFSISFFSPNILSAENCQNFMPDKSELIWADVEFAISGDTLVIQNQKARLIGLDAPQKERKQKFNTPGEPLADESQEYLNKLIANKDLKIGVLYDKTKVDKFGRQLIHAFFEDGTNVQTEMLKAGLAIYRPEFNNNRFANCLIEAEQKARDGEYQLWDLLKKNPELHYPLIESSEIFAEDEGYRIIRGKVVKVDKSSRYIIINMDTTGVRIPKRAWKNFNYENLQSLKDKTIEVRGLVYHYKGSMFTVIETPFAINNCAQQKLRKLYQQKPNKPAL; translated from the coding sequence ATGATTTTTTTTGACCGGCCGGTAAAAACCTACATGAAACTTATTCACACCTTACTAATATTATTCAGCATCAGTTTTTTCTCCCCAAATATTCTTTCAGCGGAAAATTGCCAAAACTTTATGCCGGATAAGTCCGAGTTGATATGGGCCGATGTCGAATTTGCCATCAGTGGTGACACCTTAGTCATTCAAAACCAAAAAGCCCGGCTCATTGGCCTCGATGCTCCTCAAAAAGAACGCAAACAAAAATTTAATACGCCTGGTGAACCTCTGGCCGACGAGTCACAAGAATATCTGAACAAACTGATTGCGAACAAAGACTTAAAAATTGGTGTTTTGTATGACAAGACAAAAGTGGATAAATTCGGACGCCAGCTCATTCACGCTTTTTTTGAAGATGGCACCAATGTACAAACTGAAATGCTCAAAGCAGGACTGGCTATTTATCGTCCAGAATTCAATAACAACCGTTTTGCCAATTGCTTGATAGAGGCTGAACAGAAAGCACGAGATGGAGAATACCAACTCTGGGATCTACTCAAAAAAAACCCTGAACTCCACTATCCTCTTATCGAAAGCAGCGAGATCTTCGCTGAAGATGAAGGCTACAGAATTATTCGCGGTAAGGTCGTAAAAGTCGATAAATCTTCACGCTATATCATTATTAACATGGACACAACGGGCGTTCGCATCCCCAAACGCGCATGGAAAAATTTCAACTACGAAAATTTACAAAGTTTAAAAGATAAAACCATCGAGGTTCGAGGTTTGGTTTACCACTACAAAGGCTCGATGTTCACCGTCATCGAAACCCCTTTCGCAATCAACAATTGCGCTCAACAAAAACTTCGTAAACTCTATCAACAAAAACCGAATAAACCGGCTCTCTAA
- the hemE gene encoding uroporphyrinogen decarboxylase — translation MAELQNDRFLRALLREPVDRTPVWMMRQAGRYLPEYRATRAEAGSFMDLCRNKELACEVTLQPLERFPLDAAILFSDILTIPDAMGLELRFAQGEGPIFDKPVRTMADAKKLFVPDMGSDLGYVMDAVSTIRKALDGRVPLIGFSGSPWTLATYMVEGGSSKTFSKVKAMMYDQPATLHHILDVLADSVIQYLNAQIEAGAQAVQIFDTWGGVLTPRDYQEFSLRYMQKIVDGLKRENEGRKVPVILFTKGGGQWLENMAATGCDALGLDWTTDIDAARARVGDKVALQGNMDPSMLYASPERIRQEVGYILEKFGKGSGHVFNLGHGIHPEVDPEHAKAFIEAVVELSPKYHS, via the coding sequence ATGGCAGAACTACAGAATGACCGCTTTTTACGTGCTTTATTAAGAGAACCAGTTGACCGTACTCCTGTCTGGATGATGCGCCAAGCTGGCCGCTATCTTCCTGAGTACCGTGCTACACGAGCAGAAGCAGGTTCGTTCATGGATCTGTGTCGCAACAAAGAGCTTGCGTGTGAAGTGACTTTGCAACCTTTAGAACGCTTTCCGCTCGACGCTGCCATTCTATTTTCAGATATTCTAACCATTCCTGATGCAATGGGCTTAGAGCTTCGTTTTGCGCAGGGTGAAGGCCCTATCTTCGACAAGCCTGTTCGCACAATGGCTGATGCGAAAAAGCTATTCGTACCTGATATGGGATCTGATTTAGGCTACGTCATGGATGCCGTCTCTACCATTCGCAAAGCTCTGGATGGACGAGTCCCTCTTATCGGCTTCTCAGGAAGCCCATGGACTCTGGCAACTTATATGGTTGAAGGCGGTTCTTCCAAGACTTTTTCGAAAGTCAAAGCCATGATGTATGATCAACCTGCAACCCTTCACCATATTCTGGATGTATTGGCAGACTCGGTTATCCAATATCTAAATGCACAAATCGAAGCCGGAGCCCAAGCGGTTCAAATATTTGATACTTGGGGTGGCGTTCTAACACCACGCGATTACCAAGAATTTTCATTGCGCTATATGCAAAAAATCGTTGATGGCTTAAAGCGTGAAAATGAAGGACGTAAAGTCCCAGTCATTTTATTCACTAAAGGTGGCGGCCAGTGGCTTGAGAATATGGCGGCAACCGGCTGTGACGCATTAGGATTGGATTGGACAACGGATATTGATGCGGCACGAGCTCGTGTCGGTGACAAAGTTGCTCTTCAAGGAAATATGGATCCATCTATGCTTTACGCATCACCTGAACGAATCCGTCAGGAAGTAGGATACATTCTTGAAAAGTTTGGTAAAGGATCTGGTCACGTATTTAACCTCGGTCATGGTATCCACCCAGAGGTTGACCCTGAACACGCGAAAGCATTTATTGAAGCAGTCGTAGAGTTATCGCCCAAATACCACAGTTAA
- a CDS encoding diguanylate cyclase yields the protein MKNRISRILGNSPDVPVLENDFTPVKINKWLYVGTFLLFFILSSLAFNMLSSDRHQQEIKNQESLINVTKQAVEQGFYKSATLVFNNIVNRPVYRQALYEANEATPERQHEIRQQIYRSLLPVYESMESFRLKQLHFHLHNNESFLRFHRPLKFGDNLTAIRSTVAYVNRTGQPITGFEEGRIYNGFRFVFPMFWNDKPAGSVETSVAMNTILSEMSQELKQRVGFIILKDVVERKVFKSERSNYIETPFSKDFLYERNLDTKQCCEYLNRILSGWGKTSQLKNWLDSERIKTSFIRANGQDHLLSFLPVKNPISLETVGYIIVHKEHGEHSEIQMQFFGFWAVSVFIALILTFLLYVLKRDEQQLQIKNHLIEAQNELFAKTQEIVHVGTWEFNVKHNRLYWSDEVFRIMGYAPQSFIPTFERFLSCVHPEDRDRVEQAYNKSLENQENYEIEHRVMTTGANERYVVEECEHVFDGQGEVVRSVGTIHDITALRRNEQNLRRLKDRYKKLLEDLPIVVYRFKLETGYQWSFVNQAIEFYTGYSASQLLNEPTKTLFDFIHPQDQHRVRLELSKHDFSDGPLQLEYRIRHKNGRIFHVIDLIRKVSADDGSWLIEGLMNDQTEHFESLNRLQKLIDSQSNIVIISNAKQIQYANKAYYDFFDIEDHSTEKLQASGCLGKHFMKMSDYFHLGRLQEGENWIEALRKWSPDKRLVAMTNALGHQRTFKVEMSEFDDEFYLISFFDVTDSQLEKQRWQYKASHDPLTGCYNRDFLEMNLSVFMRFVKREKALAGVLLLDIDHFKKVNDSFGHAEGDRVLSEMSNLIYRNIRDSDLFVRWGGEEFILLMAVDSDQSLEKVAKNIGRLVSENIESPSGSISVSIGGSILKDESDLEHAISRADAGLYYVKAHGRNGYLFVPEDM from the coding sequence ATGAAAAACCGTATTAGTCGGATATTAGGAAACTCACCAGATGTTCCTGTTTTGGAGAATGATTTTACGCCAGTTAAAATCAATAAATGGCTATATGTTGGGACATTCTTGCTATTTTTTATCCTATCGAGTCTAGCGTTCAATATGCTTTCTTCTGACCGTCATCAACAAGAGATTAAAAATCAAGAGTCTTTGATTAACGTCACCAAACAAGCGGTTGAGCAAGGGTTTTATAAAAGTGCAACTTTGGTGTTTAACAATATTGTTAACCGGCCGGTGTACCGTCAGGCGTTATATGAGGCGAACGAGGCAACACCTGAGCGCCAACATGAAATTCGTCAGCAAATTTATCGTAGCCTTTTGCCAGTCTATGAATCGATGGAATCCTTTCGTCTTAAACAGCTCCACTTTCATTTGCACAACAACGAGAGTTTTTTACGTTTTCATAGGCCGTTAAAGTTTGGCGATAATCTGACGGCTATTCGTTCCACGGTGGCTTATGTCAATCGTACAGGCCAGCCTATTACTGGATTTGAAGAAGGTCGAATTTACAATGGTTTTCGATTTGTATTTCCGATGTTTTGGAATGACAAGCCAGCAGGTTCAGTAGAAACTTCGGTGGCAATGAACACGATTCTTTCTGAAATGTCGCAGGAATTAAAGCAACGAGTTGGCTTTATCATTTTGAAGGATGTTGTAGAGAGAAAAGTCTTTAAATCGGAAAGATCAAACTATATTGAAACGCCTTTTTCGAAAGATTTCCTGTATGAACGTAATTTGGACACAAAGCAGTGTTGTGAATATTTAAACCGAATTCTGTCGGGTTGGGGAAAGACATCACAATTAAAAAACTGGCTAGATTCTGAAAGGATTAAAACTAGCTTTATCCGCGCAAATGGGCAAGACCATTTGTTGAGTTTTTTGCCGGTTAAAAATCCAATTAGCCTTGAGACTGTGGGCTATATTATTGTGCACAAAGAGCATGGAGAACACAGTGAAATTCAAATGCAGTTTTTTGGGTTTTGGGCTGTGAGTGTTTTTATTGCTTTGATTTTAACCTTCTTGCTCTATGTACTAAAGCGAGATGAGCAACAGCTGCAAATCAAAAATCATTTAATTGAAGCCCAGAATGAGCTGTTTGCTAAAACACAAGAAATTGTGCATGTTGGCACTTGGGAATTTAATGTTAAACACAATAGGCTTTATTGGAGTGACGAAGTTTTCCGAATTATGGGGTATGCTCCGCAAAGCTTTATACCGACGTTCGAACGTTTTTTGAGCTGTGTTCATCCAGAAGACCGTGATCGTGTTGAGCAGGCATATAACAAATCGTTAGAGAATCAAGAAAACTATGAGATTGAACATCGTGTTATGACGACAGGCGCTAATGAGCGCTACGTGGTGGAAGAGTGTGAACATGTTTTTGATGGGCAAGGTGAGGTTGTACGCTCTGTTGGAACGATTCACGATATTACTGCTTTGCGCAGAAATGAACAAAATCTCCGTCGTTTGAAAGATCGATACAAAAAGTTGCTAGAAGATTTGCCCATTGTGGTGTACCGATTCAAACTGGAAACAGGTTATCAGTGGAGCTTTGTTAACCAAGCGATAGAGTTTTATACAGGTTATTCCGCAAGCCAGTTGTTGAATGAGCCAACCAAAACGCTGTTTGACTTTATTCATCCGCAAGACCAGCATCGTGTCCGCTTAGAGCTGTCTAAGCATGACTTTTCTGATGGACCTCTTCAGTTGGAATACCGGATTCGACATAAAAATGGTCGTATATTCCATGTGATCGACTTGATTCGAAAAGTCAGTGCAGATGATGGCAGTTGGTTGATTGAAGGTTTGATGAACGACCAAACTGAACACTTCGAGTCTTTAAATCGTCTTCAAAAATTAATCGACTCACAGTCGAATATAGTCATCATCTCGAACGCTAAACAGATTCAGTATGCGAATAAAGCCTACTATGACTTTTTTGATATTGAAGATCATAGTACGGAGAAGCTTCAGGCATCGGGTTGTTTGGGTAAACACTTTATGAAGATGTCAGATTATTTTCATTTAGGGCGTTTGCAAGAGGGTGAAAATTGGATTGAGGCCTTGAGAAAGTGGTCGCCTGATAAGCGTTTAGTGGCAATGACGAATGCGCTTGGGCATCAACGAACCTTTAAGGTGGAAATGAGTGAATTTGATGATGAGTTTTATTTGATTAGCTTTTTTGATGTGACCGACTCTCAGCTTGAGAAGCAGCGCTGGCAATACAAAGCTTCTCATGATCCCCTAACGGGCTGTTACAACCGTGATTTTCTTGAAATGAATCTTAGCGTCTTTATGCGTTTTGTGAAAAGAGAAAAGGCTTTAGCTGGCGTATTATTGCTTGATATTGATCACTTTAAAAAAGTGAACGATAGTTTTGGTCATGCAGAAGGCGATCGTGTTTTGAGTGAAATGAGTAACTTAATTTACCGCAATATTCGTGACAGTGATTTGTTTGTCCGGTGGGGTGGGGAGGAATTTATATTGCTCATGGCTGTAGACTCAGACCAATCGTTAGAGAAAGTTGCGAAAAATATTGGGCGTTTGGTTTCTGAGAATATAGAGTCGCCTAGCGGTTCAATCTCGGTCAGTATTGGTGGTTCGATACTAAAAGATGAAAGCGATTTGGAGCATGCAATTAGCCGTGCAGATGCTGGACTTTATTATGTGAAAGCTCACGGGCGAAATGGTTATCTATTTGTGCCAGAAGACATGTGA